The genomic region CAGTGTCAATGGGATCCATGGAGTCCCTCTACATTTATGCCGTTACCACCAAGCATCTACTGTGTTATGGTACATTGCATTCAGGCCTAGCCGTTTATAAGAAAACTAATAAATCTTGTAAATCACCAAAAGGgtccatttaaatttaaaaaaaaaataaataaaaaataaataactgtgctGCACTAACATTCAAAGTTTTGACCAAAAAATACTGGGAGGGACATCAAAAGCAGACAAGCTCACCTGACCTCTATGTACCACAGATATGCTAGGTGTGGAGAGGGAGGTAGGCTCAGGGAACAGATGGCTAGCAGAATCATGGcatgacagaaaagaaaaacaggatgACAAAGGGGAAAACAAATATTCAGTGGATTCTGGATGATGAGGAGGGCAAGCATGATCTGAGTCAACCTACAGGCCTGGAACAAATATTACTCAAGTTATGTGCAACAGAAGGTATGGCAGAGGTGAGGTGAGGGGAGGCATAGAAAAGACAGCAGAGGAAGGGTGGTGCAAATGTCAGCAGAAACCTGACAGGAGCAGCTCCTATTCCGATATGTCCCCTATTCCGTGCACACCAAAACACTCTGCATCCCTACGAGCGGAGATGGCaagcccccccgccccacgcctccccccacccctctaCAGGTCGATGAGTTGATCCACCAGTAGGAGGGAGCGAGCCAGGTTGGGGAGGCTGGACTCTGAACTGCCACTGTTGTTGCGTGAGTGACCACCTGAAATATTTTAgacagggagggagagagaaaagaggagaTTGTGTGGGAGGGAGACATGTGGAGGGCAGACAAAGAACAAGAAtttgtgtgagagaaagaggaagagaatgAAATACAATAGGCAGGAGGGAATGAGGGAGTCAAGGTGGGGTAAgagaagaaaggggaaaaagaaaataagcagGGATTAACCCCAGGAATGTTGTAGGGAAGAGGACTCTGGGAAAAGAATACTTATAGCAGACATGGATAAGTACACTGCAATAAAGACTGCTGTGGGGTGCTTTTAATAGACGGTCAGTAAGAATCACATTTGTTAAGGCAAGAGGAGTGCTAGGATATATTTATTGGAAACATCAACTAACATGATGACAGGAAGTTAAGTACAACACTGTCCTGTGTAGGCATGCCATACATGgaaatgaagatgaagatggttGTCTGCTGTGGTGTTAAAAAGGACTGAAGCGGCTCTTCATGCTTAATGTGCAGAGCAGGTGCCCCTTAACAccctacccccccaccccccatacaGATGGCAGACAGTCTGTGAGGGGACATTAGAGACACTGATGTTCCAAGATGCTTCAcagaaaggtcagaggtcagaccCACATGTTCTGGTGGGAACCTCAGTGCCCACCTCTCACTGGCCTTACCTTGGTTGGAGTTTTTGGAGATGAGCACAGGGATGGGGTCAAACTCGTCCTCAGTGCCCTTCTCTACGCACTCGGGCCGCTCAAAGCCTGAGACGAGGTAGGCGGAGTCTGCATGGTGGGTTAAGATCGCAGTTAGTGTAGCCCAGCAATTAACACAACAGTACAAAGGCAGCTAACGGGtgtttacattgattcatatggtgctCGTTTTACCCCCCAAAAGCAGCCTTCAGGGTTATTACAAATAATCaatgtgttaaaatatttcaaaatgaacGTGTTTAAAAACCACCACCAAGGCAGAGGCCCATGTTTTTCATGTCACAGATATTAATGGGTGGTACAGAGGTGAAAAGTTAAATACAACATTTATAAAGGTTTCATTATACATGAATACTTGTAACACAATAATGAATACTCTGCCTCACGTTTGCAGAGTAATGGCTCACTCACTAATAGCAGCTTGTTGTCAAAGGGGGAAAGCAACATTTGATGGGtgagaaaactgaatttatgaTTAGTAATTACACAGCATTTGAATAATGGCACAACACACTTTACATGAAATCTGAGAGAATGTCATCTGAAGGCTGGAGTCTTGGTGTTTGGGTGGGATCAAAGCAGAGTAATGGTTGTGGATAACTGAGTAAGACTCTTACCCGCTAGGGGTTGGCTGGAGCCAAGAGAAACTGGGGCAAACTCATCGAGACAGGATGCAGAGCCAGCAGGGCCGGAAGCAGATGAGGAGGGTGGGGTAGAGGCTGAGGGAGGCCCTGTGCTGGAAGGGTGAGAGAGCAGAGCGCAGCCCAGCAAAGAGTCCTCCTGACCCAAAGGGTCTGGGCAGGAGAGAGAAGCAAAAAGCAGAGGAGCAGAGTTGGTTGGGAGATCAggaaacaagcagaaaaaaaagcaattcaAGAGATTAAGCTGAGCAGAAAATACCACAGTGACAGTTAGTACACTGCTCTGTTACTGTAGTACAAAAACTAAACTCACTACGGGGGGGGGAACTTGAGACTGAAATTTATACTTTTGCTCAGGTGGCCACGTTATTTGGCAGTGCCATGCACTGGCAGAGACATTCAGGTAGTCATGCGACAAGGTCACTGTGACACAGATGCAGCCTAGATGGGGGAGACCAAATGTCTTCTGGTTGTCTGCCCTTGTTGTCCAGGGAAAGCATGTCCTCATCATTACTGTGGGAAAGTACATTTATAACCAAAACATTGGCCAAAAAAGACAACACAAAGTTTAGAATGGTACTCTACTGAGTAGCCATGACAACATTGTAGCTGCACTTCTAAGTGTTACACGGTATTTGTAAGGGCTTGTCTCCAGAGCAGCTGCCCCACATTTGTAGAGGAATGGCCCACTCAATAACAGCAGCTAGtcgtaaaaggaaaaaaggtacAATGCACTGCTTGAGATATGCAGACACACTAACAGCAGTGGGCACAACAAGGTCTTCTGAGTCACTTTACTTTAACCTCTATCGCTTTGTAATCTCCCACAGCACAGTTGGGATGACGAATCCTGAACAACCACACAAACATGATCCTCTCAGATCTGAGCAAACAGCCCAGGcgaaccatcatcatcatcatcatcattattgctTAGCTCACAGTCTAAAGCAAGTTACAGgttttaagaaaatattctTACTTCAGCAGCTGAAATCACTCACAAGTACTACAGCTGCAACCATACCAAAATCTGACCTAACACACATCAGTTGACAGGCTTGATGGACTTGCAGGTCAATGTTCTTTTctgaagaaactaaaaccatTATTGTTTAATGGCACCATCTTTCCAGGCCCACCATAAGCAGCATCTAGGACCACTGTCCAATAAAACACAGAAGATGCCCCAAACAACAACATTTAATTCTTTGTCCTTTATCACACAGGCCAACTTGTGTACTGAAATAATTTGATGTGCACATCTTGTTCGGCGGGTAAGGAGAAGTTACAGCAGGACAAGACTAAGACCAGAGCGAAAGCAGGGGAGGTGCTGACCTGGCAGGCCGGCAGGAGGAGCCTCAGGTTGGGCTGTGAGACGCTGGGGCTTAGGGGCCTCCAGGCCAGGAATCAGAGAGTCCACAGACATCTCCGTTTTACCTGACAGACAGAGATAGTGTGAAAAAACAAGTGACAGCACAAGAGAGAAACAATTTGATTAAATTATTAACAGAAAAGGAGTGATAATCTAACAGAATTACAAAGATTTTGGTATTACTTTTTGcccatttagctcatgcttttctccgaagcagcttacagAGCTTGGCTACCTATagctatttatctatttatacaacaGTGTCATTTTACCATATCAACTCAGGGTACTAAAGCAGAGGGTCGGATTCAATCCCGAGTCCTCTGAGTGGAAGGAGATGACTAACCTCTACACTCCCCGCTGTCCCTAATCTATTTGTAATATTCTGGAATCTCCAAGAGATAGAAAACATTCTTCTTTTAGGAAAGAAAATCTGCATTATGATAGCACCACAATACTACAAAAAATAGCATaaccattaaaacattttccagctaTGGGTGTTTATCAGTGTATCAGTGACACAAAGCTGAAGAAGGTTACAGCACACAACGGCACATGAGGAGGCCGAGCGTGGACAGGAAGATAGAAGGAAAGGCAGAAACACCACTCTCACCAACAGGCAATGGACAAAATATGCATTTAGGCATCCGCCACAAGGCTTAAGAAAAAGTTCAGACCCCTGAATCATAGTGAAAAACATAAGAaaaggttttttcttctttcaggtatttgccgagcttggcatttggAACGcgaacgtttcatcaccagtcgagatGACATTATCAGtgcttagtgtgtgtgttgctggtttgaatctcagtcTTTATAATGGGTCTGGAAGCTGGAAACTTCCTTGGCTTTGATTTGGTTGGCTGATTGAGATGACCTTGGGCTTGGATCCAATGCTGGAAGGATGTTCTGTCGGAGGCACTCGTGCAGGAAGAGCAGCTGCTTGCCAACAGAACACTTTCGACAGGCAAATGTCTCCCAGCAGTGAGCAATTTTAAGCATCAAATGCCCAAATAAGTTAGCAATGGTTGAGAAGATTGGTGGTGTTCGTAGCTCaggttgttgattcagatgTTCACCGAGCTTGGCATCTGGAtcgcaaacgtttcatcaccagtgcttaatgtgtgttgctttcttcaaaaaaaagggGCCCAGTGGTAACCATGACATGACCAAAATAATACTAGAATGGTTAAGGAAAAAAAGTCCAGTTGTTTgcaaaaaatgaacaggaaaggcaaagtggggaaaaaacaatagTGCACACTGAGATGACTTTACCCTTTCTAGAATACTGACATTGCTATAAGGAAAGGACCAGATACCATggttacaatgctagataccaTGGAtataaagaacaaagaaaacagagggACAGAGAAGGAGGATCCCATTACCGTTGCTTGAGCCCTCGGCCGAGCTCCCAAAAGGGTCAGTCAAGGGCAAGAGGTCAGGGAGCAGGAGAGATGTTTCAGGGGACTTGAGCCCCTCTATCAGCTTCTCTGAGAGCCAGACAGAATAGGGAGGCAGAATAGTAGTGATGGATGGGTTTGAGGGAATGAAAAGGAACAAGGCGACAGAACGGGATCATGAGATAAGACAGAAAGATAGGACGTTAAAAGCCAAcaggagaggagggaaggcgGGGGGGAAAATCAGAAAAGCTAAAGAAAGTCATTTTTCAACAAACAGGACAGCAAATTTACAAGATGaaggagagaaaacaaaggTTTTGCGTTTTTGATTTAGTGGGAAATGCTTAAGGCTCTTATTTACTGGAAGCAAGCAGTCAAAGCATcaataagtaaaatattttggtgGTCCGGCCAATATCCCGTCCGATATTCTTGCCCACAGGAAATAATATTCAGACCACCAGCAGCAACAAATTATCTGCTTCAGCCAAAATGCATGGGTAGTGAGTCattaagtaaaataaagtgttatGAGGAGTATATACTACACATTATTTACTAGGCACTCTTCCACAAACATACAGAGCAGAAGAacaaaatgcatgtgtgtgttaattttgtTGCTGCAAATGTGTATAAGGCACAGATGGCTTATTTGCCACTGCTATGACCAGTGTTTTAATACCATTTAAATCCAGGAGGCTGAGGGAGTACATAGCATGTATTCTCAAGAGCAGTCTCTGCTGGAGATAAACCAGCATTGCAGCACACTTTCTGTAAAGTGGtgagggggggagagaaaagaaaaacaaaaaaaaacaagcacaggTTTTAAGGCAGACTCACTGGGAATGAGTGCTACTCCGCTATGACTTCCTGCAGTCTCTCTGCAGTATGATGCTGCCCTTTGGATACGTGAATGACTTAGAATTAATTCTGAATTCCGTGTCATGCCACTGACCTGTGAGCTTTCaaactatggaaaaaaaaaatcagctagtGTTACCTAAACAATGCAGATAATGGTAATAAAGGACCTGACCAGCTTCAAGGCTTTTGGGAAGGAAAGCAGCTGCATATTAGTTAGAGGGGGCACGATGTGGTGTGCCTGATTCAGATAGTGTGTCACAAACTCATTTGTTCAGAGTGCTCCCATCAACGCATCATCTCTGGCATGCCCAAAGTTAAGACAAAGGGGCTGAGCAACCATAGATGCCTCACAACAGGTTCTGGAAGGAGATCTATTGTCTACACAGAAAACCAGTGCTTCAGTTTGGACTGGTGCATGCTGGGTGAATTAACTCCACCAGTCTGATGTCACCATCATGGGTGACATCACAGGTCAAACAGGTAAGCTGAAATGCTCCTCTGAGGAAGGCTGGTGACAGGAAATGGTGTTAGTTCTCCCATCAGTCTCCAGTGTCAGCCATACTGCATGCGCGTGACAGGTCTCCTCGGCCACACACATACTTACAGTTCAGGCAGCTGACAGGGGCATGGGTCTAGGGGGATGGGGCTCTCAAAACATGGCACAGCACAGATGTTCCCTTGACCCTTTCACTGGTGAAGAAAGTTCAGAAGTCAAAGCTGACACCAGCACTAGATAACACCATATGGTGATGTTACTATTCAGGAATATGTGGCGTACAGGTCTGTTTCATTTCTTGTGCAACCGATTCCACCCTTCCTATGCTCCCTAACGGGCACCAGTTCATGAATTTCCTATGTCTACATGAACCAGAAGTGAGTGGAAAGCACCAGGGTATAGGGCATAGAGAATAATACCCAGCTGCTCATATACAGGCATTATCTTGATGAGCTCTCGGTATTGAGCCGCTGATCCCACATCTAACCCAGGTACTGAAATAACCAGGAAGTCTGCAGCTCATTAACAGTACATACTGGCCAGTCTCCACCTGATCTGAGGACTTGCACAGCAATCTCTCTGCAGTGACTGTGATATGTACTCCTTTCCTCTGGGGGTACACGTTCAGTTCAATCCGCTGGCTCCCAGTGCAAATGCCGAAGAGCGCAAACTCACGGGACCCTAGTCTACACACAGATCCCTGCAGCTCACACCAACACAGAGAGCCTGACAAAATGAATCAGCAGCATCAGCAAGTCATGTTTCTAACAAGCTACTAGGAGGCAAGGACAAAAGCAAATGAGGGAGTCATTTGGAAACCGATGTCCCAAAGTCAGGGTAATGCTTGGtgttccagctcagtctgtgcggttCTAGCTTACGTATTAACAGACACAAATACAAGATGTGATGCACTCTAAATTATGTTGCTAATGTCTAATATGTCTAATAACAGACACATATAAGCACCACAGACATATGAGTGCAAATGTGAAACTGGGGAAGAGTTCTGCAGTAGCAAAATTACTGAACAAACAAGTGTGTTTACGTCCCCATCCACAAGGCAGTTTTCAGTTCAGCGAAAGTCCAATAGAAGCTGGATGGTAAATGACAAGGTGTCGCACATGAGGTGGCATGTTGAATGTACTCCACCCAGGGACAGCAGGATCTCCAATCGCACTGTAGAGTGCAGGAACAGCATAAGAAACCTTTAGCGGAGCTCAGCACTGTCCCACACATGGTGGGGATTGGGGCAGAGGCTGAGGGTTGGACCATCCCATTACCTGGGGTATCAGAAAGCGACTGTGGGTTGAAAGGGTCCGGCACACTCAGCAGCGACGCACCCGAATCCAGACACAGAATGTCAGCAGGTCTCTCAGCTTAGCAGAAGAGAGAAAGGCACACACAGAGAAGGAGAGAtgggtgtgtgcatgcacagggacagagagagaaagagagagagagagaaaacacagaacagtTCAGCCAGCTCTGAAGAGAACACCTAATAAGGCAATCTGAAACGGATGCAGACCCACAAGCGTCTTATTTCAGCACATCTCAGCTGGAAGCCATAAATAATTGGCAATGGTTCTCCATAATGCAAAGACAGCAAAAACCTCTATTGAGACTTTGGGACACCTAAGATGACCTCAGCATTATTAATCTGCTTGGCAGGAGCTCTTATCCAGGACAATAAGCAGTTCTATTCATTCACACTCTGCAGGCCATCCAGACCGGTGTGCTGATGTATCCACAGGCACTGATTTTACTCATCGCTCAGGCAGTCAAAAAATATGAGACTCTGGACTACATACTGTACCGAGACAAAACTGCATTTGTGGAGGTGACTGCTCTTGCCAACCCACCCATGCAGAGAGAAACATGTGTATGCAGCATATACTGTGTGAGGACTGGCATGCAGAACATAAGAACACTCAAGGGGCCAATTTGGACACTAGGAGACAGAGGACTTGAGCAGATGCTGAGagacagaaaacaacacaatgaaaaaaaattaacagcagtAGATGGTGCAATGGTTGCAAAACCAGATTTGTGTCCTGAAGtatgccagttcaaatctcaagatagcaaaattatttattcttcagAATAGGTTAGCTGTGCAGTCACTTCAGTTTGGCAGCCACTCAAACAGATGACACTGTAAAAAGGAGGCAAACAAACAGGCACGTATGTGTGTGCAAAGCCATTTCTACAGCATTACCTGCTAGCTGAGGGAATGTCTTGGGTGCCGGGCCAGCAGTGGTCATCTGCAGGCCAGGAATGAGATCTTCCGCGGATGTGTTGCCTCTTTCGGCAGCTTTGCctatcacacacaaacacatgcagagaGGGCAATCTACGACAACAATCGGACATACAGTGGAGGGGACATTTGTCATCTACCAGCCACGCCAAACACTCCTTTAAGGTGCAGTTCTGGCACACATATCAGCCCTTGCGCCAATGCCAGCGCCACATACAAAGCAGGCTTGTGGTCATCCATTCTGAGCTCAACCTGCTCGTCCATAGCAACAGCAGGACTCAGAGTCAGCATCCTGACTAGCATGCTGACCCAAAGATGTGGCCTTACTCTCAGCCAGCTTGGCAAAGTCCTTGTTGAGCAGTTCCTCAGCAGTGAGCCTGGAAAAGTTGTCATTGCCAAATGGGTTCCAGGTAGGCTGCTCAGCTGGGCTGCGCTCAACAGGAGCCACCGTGGAGCTGCTCTCTGCAGGCTGGTACACACTCTGCTGGGAGGAGCATGGGGAGCCCGAGGGGGTTGCACTGGCTGACCTAGACATGCACATATTGGAAAAACACTGTAACCTCAAGTGGAGCAAAAACAAGGAAACGGCTCATGATAATAAGGGTTGAGTGCCGCCCCAGTCTTTGCTTCCTGCGGCCCCTAGTCCAACTTACTTAGACTTGTTGAGACTggcctcagcagcagcagcctgtaGCATTTGGGTGGACTGACTGGCAGGCACACCAAACACGGCACTGTGGGTTACATCGCTGAGGATACGCCTGTGCCCGCCTCGGGGTGCCGTCTTTGGGGAGGAGGGAGGCGTCAGGGAACCCACCTTGTGGATTCCACGGGCGGGTGCACCCGGCTGGCCAATCGGAGAGAAGGCAAACATTAAAAAGGCAGATGAGAGGGTTAAAAATATCTGATAAGACCAGTAGTGTTCAGAAATGATCAAAAGGgaaaagaggagggggaaaaactgTTAGCTgggaatcaaaaaaaaaaaaaaaaaaaaaaaaaaaaagtacagcagaGCAGAATCATAAGCATTCAAGGACAGACTGGACCAACAGTAACACCGGTTTACAATTTCACAGGGAGGATTTCATTTTGTTATGGCAGGAAGAACAGAGAATTTACAGAAATTCATTTTGCACAAAGATGATTGTTTCCCACATTGAGAAAAGTGTATCTTGTCTTCTTCCACATATTTCAAAGCTCACACAATCCTTCTCTGCCAGCAATGGAGCTGGTCTGTTTTGATGTACCATGCACTCTGGCACTCTGGAGCTCCCTCCTCTCAAGGTACACTTCAAGCATCAAGGACAGaataaagaacaaaacagaTTTCCTCCAATACGTATTCTCCCAGATTGCAGCTCTGATGTCACACCCTTTTATCAGGCTGTCTCAATTGCCCAAAACACACTGCAATCTTACTGACTGACTTGTTTTCTGACTCCCTGTTCAGTTCttcctgctattttttttttttttggaatgacaTCAGGGAGCGCAAACACAGAAGTGCACGTATGAAGACGGACACGGTCCTGTGTGTCCCACGCAGACAGAGAACCCTAAGCCACCCGGTGGTCTGCTGCAGGGTTTACCGTCTGCTCAGGTGCAGATGGAGCGTCCTCGGACGCAGGTGCAGTTGCGGGGCTTGGTTGCGGTGGGAGCTGGGTGAGGGGGGCATGGCCGGCCATCATGACAACAGCAGGCGCAGgcccagcaggagcagggacttTAGTTCTGGGATGCGCAGCTGCTTGCTGTGGCTGCAAGTGCTGTTTGTGAAGGCTGTGCACCAGATGTCGCGGTGTCGCCTGATACTGTCGGCAAACAGAGATGCGACAGCGCCGATGAGGAGAGCCACCACACAGCCCTGGCTTCCCTGACGGCTGAGTTCACAGAAACGTGTCTGACAAGAACATGGGAAGCATCTGCATCAGCACTTGGGGAGGTCACGTTATGCAGACTGACTCTACACTACGTACAGTGAACCTGCGTTACTCTGACAAACGGAAAAGGAGCACTTAATCTATGTGCTTCTTTAAGCTTTGATTTCACACCCTCCGGGTGCAGTTTTATTTCTACTTTCACCCCTACGTGCACATGCACTCTCTAAATGAGAGTTTAGGTGCACCGTGTTTATGTTGTGTCCAGCATtcctttaattgtttttgttacCAAATGGCCTCCAGTATTCATTCACTTACTGTAGATATTAGCTGTCCTGATTTTCCATTTCTACACCCGTATTAACCACTGTTGGAGCGCAAAGGGCGGTAGGAGCTGTTATGTCCACATTAGGTGCTTATTTCGTTTTCTTTTTGCGGTTCCCCTCCCCTGACGTGGATTTGGAGCCACAGCCGTCCATCAGTTTCAGTCCAGGGGTGATGGACATGATTTGCTGGAGGACGAAAGGTGGGACTTCCCAGCTATTGAAAGGAAGCTTCCTGGAGGCCATTGGGGAGCTTGTCTGTCGAGTCAGTGTTCTGGTGTGATTTTGATTGTGCTCTTGTTGTGCTTCTTGTCTgtactttgatatttttcttctgtctttgtGTCACCTTCATAATGCTTGCATGCTTTTGCAGTTGTTCGTTTTCCTTCTTTAGACAAAGTATAAAAACAGTGTAGTTAGTAAGGTGGCAAAAGACattgtttttcccttctttccagGTTGGAGTTAGAAAATGGCTCATTTACAAGGGTTAGGTTAGTGTAGGTTTCTCTTTGGTTTTTGATTACCCTTTCGCTTTCTGTCCAGTTTTGTAAAGTTTGCTGCTTGTTGGTTCTTTCTTTTCGTACACTTTTATTAACTGCCCTTTCactaaaacattaaacacacattccTGTTTATGCACCCTATTTGTCGTCTTGTCAATCACAGAAACTCAGGAATCACAGGAAGTCCCAATGCGAAACATTTGTTAAGTTTGCTAGACAAAAGGGAATTCTCTTTGATAAATGGTGTACAGCTAATAAAGTGAGTGATTCATTTCGTGAGTTAATTCTGATGAAATGTACAGTCGCCTCGGCACCTTGAGACTATGGGTGATTCATAGTCATAACTTGGTACAAATGCCTTTATGTCACACCCCAGACAACCTTGGGATTGCAACAGGACCTGTGGACACTGAGAAACTTCCCCTCCTGTGAAGGATCAGTGGTCACTTTTGAGGAGCAAAAGGGCAACCACGAGCAACATAGAGAAGCACAAATGGATGACACTTGACCAGAGGTTTACAAGGCTATaccttttaaacattttacaagtAAATTACAGCACCCCTTTGCATAACACAATGTAGAGCCATAAAGATGACGCTAACGTAGAAGCCAAAGTTCACGAGCTGTCAAAGCAGCAGGCAGCAACACTGAGACACGAGAGAAGGCAGAATGCAAGCACATGGCATCTCCAGCTTTATCTAAGATGTAGCAGACCATGGCTTTACTTCTCATGTCTTCAGACATTCAGAGCTAAGGAAGAATGACGACGCTGTGCAAGATCAAGCAGTCTCCATTGGAACACATTATTAGGTGGTCTACTCATGAATTAACCATCTCTTTGGCATTTCTGGTTTGTATCCGGAAGCAAAACTACAACAGATAAAAGCACAGAGTCATTACGATGAACATTTTGGTTAGCCACTCTTTCAAGCCATGCTTTTGGTCTCCTCACAATTTTCTCAGATTTCTCAGACACACCAAACTGCACAATCATATTATTGTGCATCATCTGAGAAAGCAAATGGCAGCAAAAATGGCAAAGCACCTCTTCACCAGTCTTCTATACTAGGGAAATTTGCTTTTGGAGAGCTATCTGTATGCAGATTCCCATaacatgtttaattatttaaaagaaataacattttaaggACATCTAACATTGTGGCTTTACTTCAAAGCATATTAAGAAACCCACAGATACGTGATACACAGCATGCTAACTGGGGAATGGGTTTAAAACGGAAAGACGCAAGTACAGAGGCCTGTTGTAATGAGCCTTGACACCTTATGAAGCCCAGAGTTCATGAAGGTACCCATTGAGGACTTCTCACCTGTTGGGAGGGTGgctgctgtttctgctgctgctggggacTGAAGAAGGATGCTCCCTGCTGCTTCATGAACAGTTGCTGATGCAAAGGTGTGGCCTGTGTAGGTGGAGCTTGAGGCTGTGTGGATGGCGCTTGCTGCTGAACAGCAGAAGGCAATGCAGCCTTCTGTGGTTGGATGGATGGGGTTGGTTGAGCTGTCCCTACACTCACTATGGAATGGGGACAAAAtaaaggaagggggggggaaaggaaaaaaaaaaaaaaaaaaaaaaaaagtttaccgTCAGAACATTTTCACTTGTAGAGAATGAATACTATTAAAGCCCACATAAATGTAAGCCTAAAAGACCAAAACTAATCCAGCCTTTTCAATTTTGAAAGAATGAGAAAGGCAGGGGTGATAAATTGCTGAAATTTCTTCATGTATCCATGCACTTCCCGGGAGACACAGCCGTGACAGTAAAGGCCCACAACACCGAGAAAATTCAATTTGCAAACTCAGTGAAAGTACAAATTTGCAAGGGGTGCAGTGCTGGAGACAGACTGGGAAAGTCAACACATGGAAACCGGAGAGATTTCACGTATTGGGCATGTAACATCTAGAGCTCATAAATTATCCATTACTGCAGGCTTTTTAGCAATGGATGGCTTGACCTGGCCAGCCATGTGCCCTGTCACACAGAAGAATACTGAGCACACCTTCAACACCAACCATGACCTTTGTTCTTCCTGAACTCTCTCCACTTCTGCATCCATGCATGACACAAAACTCCGAACTGCCACAAGTACCACGGCCGCGGTTAAGGTTCCCAGAGCAGTGCCATGTTGTGCATTGTGTTCCCCTTGTCACAACAAATGTGATGATAGTTCTGGAGAGTCTTGGTAGTAAGTCCAGTAAAAGGTTCTGCTGCTGGTAGCGTGGATACATACCAACGGGTGGGGCAGCCCCAGGGGCAACGCTAGCCCTCTTTCGGGGTGTGAGGGCAGGTTGGATTGGCAGAATCCCAGCAATGGGCTGCGGCTGGCCAGCTTTGGGACGCTGTCGGGGAGCAATTGAGGTCTCTGTGGTGGGAATGGGGTCTGTGAGCCTGCAGAAAGATGTGAGGGAATAAGTTAGCTTCTGCTGAGGCTCGCCACTTCCTTTCAATGAGGAcagcaaaacaacattttggggttaaagaaataaagattgTCTGATTGACTGCgaacttcacacacactcatggaTGTTTACCGGGCTTTGGTCTGGCTTTTCTTGGCAACAGCTTCACTAGCTCTAATTGGTTCAGGGAGCTTTGCTGGA from Scleropages formosus chromosome 12, fSclFor1.1, whole genome shotgun sequence harbors:
- the LOC108929472 gene encoding AP2-associated protein kinase 1-like isoform X8, whose amino-acid sequence is MKKFFDSRREMVGSGPGSGAGGGGGGSGGSGGGSSFAGRVFTIGRYQVTVEETVAEGGFAIVFLVRTHQGVRCALKRMYVNNEHDLQVCQREIQIMRDLAGHRNIVAYLDSSITAVGAGDVWEVLILMDFCRGGQVVNLMNQRLQTGFTEAEVLQIFCDTCEAVARLHQCKMPIIHRDLKVENILLHDRGHYVLCDFGSATNRFQNPQNEGVPVVEEEIKKYTTLSYRAPEMVNLYSGKVITTKADIWAMGCLLYKLCFFTLPFGESQVAICDGNFTIPDNSRYSQDMHCLIRYMLEPDPDKRPDIYQVSYFAFKLARRDCPIQNVHNSPIPAKLPEPIRASEAVAKKSQTKARLTDPIPTTETSIAPRQRPKAGQPQPIAGILPIQPALTPRKRASVAPGAAPPVVSVGTAQPTPSIQPQKAALPSAVQQQAPSTQPQAPPTQATPLHQQLFMKQQGASFFSPQQQQKQQPPSQQYQATPRHLVHSLHKQHLQPQQAAAHPRTKVPAPAGPAPAVVMMAGHAPLTQLPPQPSPATAPASEDAPSAPEQTPGAPARGIHKVGSLTPPSSPKTAPRGGHRRILSDVTHSAVFGVPASQSTQMLQAAAAEASLNKSKSASATPSGSPCSSQQSVYQPAESSSTVAPVERSPAEQPTWNPFGNDNFSRLTAEELLNKDFAKLAESKAAERGNTSAEDLIPGLQMTTAGPAPKTFPQLAAERPADILCLDSGASLLSVPDPFNPQSLSDTPEKLIEGLKSPETSLLLPDLLPLTDPFGSSAEGSSNGKTEMSVDSLIPGLEAPKPQRLTAQPEAPPAGLPDPLGQEDSLLGCALLSHPSSTGPPSASTPPSSSASGPAGSASCLDEFAPVSLGSSQPLADSAYLVSGFERPECVEKGTEDEFDPIPVLISKNSNQGGHSRNNSGSSESSLPNLARSLLLVDQLIDL